In the Treponema maltophilum ATCC 51939 genome, TAAAAGAGCGTAAAAACATTACGCTTGACGACATCGTGTTTAAAGGTTTTAACGGCGTGCTGTGCGTGGAATCCGGCGGCCCCACGCCGGGCATCGGCTGTGCGGGTCGCGGTATTATTACGGCCTTCGATACGCTCGAAGAGTTGGGCGCGTACGAAACGTACAAGCCCGATATCGTTTTGTACGACGTTTTGGGCGACGTCGTATGCGGCGGTTTTGCGATGCCCATACGCGAAGGTTATGCGCGCGACGTGCTTATCGTAACCTCGGGCGAAATGATGTCGCTGTATGCGGCGGACAATATTTTGCGCGCAATACAGAATTTTTCGAGCAGGGGATACGCACGATGCGCGGGTCTTATTTTAAACAAGCGCAATATAGAAAATGAAGACGATATCGTGCAGCGCGCGGCAAAAGAAATGAACACGGTTATTTTAAAAACAATGCCGCGAAGTCCTACGGTTCAGGATGCCGAAAAACTGGGAAAAACCGTTGCCGAAGCCTTTCCCGATTCGGTTATGGGAAAAGAATACGACGATTTAAGCGCCGTTGTTTTGAAGGTTACCGAAGATGTGCTGTAATCATTTTGAAAATACGCTGCACTATACTTCGCCCGCAACGGGCGGCTGGGGTTTGGTCAGAATCTGTATGCAGCTTCCCGAATCGCATCAGCTTTTTGTGTGCCCCGCCGCTTGCGGACGCCACGGCGCTTTGGGGGCCTACCAGCAGCATGTAAAAGAGCGGTTGTCGTATTTGTACGTAGACCAAAGCGACATCGTCAACGGCTATGACGATTTGATTGTGCAGGCGTGCGGCGAATTGCTCGGCGCTTTGGACACAAAGCCTAAAGTTCTTATGATTGTCGTAAGCTGCATAGACGACCTTTTGGGCACAAACCATCAGGCGATTGTCGATGAATTGGAAATCGCGCACCCCGACGTCCGTTTCGTTTTTGCGCACATGAACCCCATTTCGCTCGACGGCAAACGTCCGCCGATAATAACCGCGCTCGATGCAATGTACAGCTTGCTCGAATACAATCCGCACAAACTCAATACCGTCAATTTGGTCGGCTGTTTTGCGGACCTCGAAAAAACCTGCGAACTGTACGCGTTTTTTAAAAGCATCGGAATCGAGCGCGTCATTCACATAAGCGAAACAAAAGATTTTAACGATTACAAGAAAATGGAACAAAGTAAGCTGAACCTTTTGATTTCGCCTGCGGGAAAGCTCGCGTGCGAAAATATGAAAAAAAAGGCTCAAATTCCGTATCTGCAGGAATTCGTTACGTACGACATGGACGAAATCGAAAATCAATATAAAAGAATTGCGGCTTTTTTCGGCATTACCGAAATTCCGTTTGACTTTGCCCCGTACAAAGAAAAAGCCCTGCAAGCGGTAAAACGCGCAAAAGAAAAAATCGGTTCGATGCCCGTTATCGTTGACGATTCGTGTACGAAAACGCCGTTTGCATTAAGCAAGGTTTTACTGAACTTCGGATTCAACGTTGTGCGGATTTTTGCCGAACAGTGCATCGCTTTGGATAAGCAGGCTTACGCCGACGTAACTTCGGCCCACCCGGAGATCGAAATCCTGCAGCCCCAGCATCCGGACATTTTAAAGTTCGATAAACGTATGCCGGACAGTTTGGCGCTCGGATTCCAATCGGGCTATATTTCCGCTTCGGAATACGTTGTGAATTGGGTAAACGACGACGGGCTTTTCGGCTACGACGGAGTTCGCCGGCTTATGGATATGATGGTAAGCGCCCTCGACGAAAAAGCCGATTTGGAACGCATGATAAAGGAGTACGGACTGGTCATATGAAAAACTTGAGTATTTGGCTTCCGCCCTTTTCGCCCGATTATTCGGGGGCGGCTTCGGTTATGTTCGATTTTAACGCGCTTACCGCCATGCACGATGCGGCCGGCTGCACGGGCAATTATACCGGCTACGACGAGCCGCGCTGGTATAATTCGGAACGCAATATTTTTTGCTCCGGCTTGCGCGAAATAGACGCCGTTTTGGGCAACGACAAGGTTTTAATCGACAAGGTGATTGCCGCCGCAAAAAGTCTTAAACCCGAACTGCTCGCGCTCATCGGAACGCCCGTTCCCATGCTTATCGGCACCGACTTAAAAGGCCTTGCCAAAGAACTGGAAGCCGAATCGGGCCTTCCCGCAATCGGGATCGAAACGACGGGAACCGCCTATTACGACAAGGGCATTTTTTCGGCATGGAAGGAACTAATCGATAAATTTGCCGACTTTGACGGCGAAAAAAACGGCGGCTCACCCGCATCGGAAAAACGCGTAAACATAATCGGCGCAAACCCGATAGACTTTGTGCGCAGCGAAAATATCGAAAGTTTAAAAAGACTTTTGACTCAAGCCGGCTTTACCGTGAATTTTTGCGCAACGGAAAAGCTGACGGCGCAAAACGTAAAAATGCTGAGCCGCGCGCAGGCAAATATCGCCGTATCGCAAGCGGGCCTTTCGATTGCCGACTACCTGTATAAAAAAAGCGGCATGCCCTACATTGCAGGCTATCCGATCGGTGAAGCCGAATGCGCTCTTTTTGTGCAAAAACTCGAAGACGTTTGCAGCCGAAAGGAAAATTGCGTGTGGGGCGCGGAAACCGGACGGACGGAAAGCGAACCGGCGAGCGTACTGTGCCTCGGCGAACAGATTTTTTGCAATTCGCTGCGCTGCGCCCTCAAGCGCCGGTACGGAATCGACGGTATATGCGTCGGCACAATATTCGGCTTTCGCAAAGAAGCGGCGCAAACAGGCGATACGGCTTTACGCGACGAATCGGAAATAAAAGCGCACATAAACAAAGCGGAATTTAAAGCGGTTATCGGAGACCCGTTTTTTAAAAATCTTTTAAAAAAGAGCGAACAAAAGGCTTTTATCGAAGTGCCGCATTTCGGCGTTTCGAGCAAATTCCATAGAAAAGACGCACCGTATTTTATAGGCGAAGGAGGTAATGCGTTTTTACAAACGGTAGGCGAACAAGTGAACCGGGCGCTGCAATAGAATCCGCCCGATTCGAGCATATACCGTTACAATTTTTCAAAAAATATGATGAATGAGGAGTAAGTATGAAAAAATCGATTATACTGACGGCTTCGACCGTTGCGGTAATCGCCGCAATTTTGTGCGTAAGCGTTTCGTGCAAGGGCAAACAAAATGCAAAAGCCGAACCGGCTTTCAGAACGGTCATCGACCATAACGGCGAAACGGCTGAAATTCCGAACAAAATAAACAAAATCGTTATCCATCAGCTTTTGCCGCTGCCTTCGGTACTGTGCGTATTTGACGGTTCGGCGGACCGCCTGATCGGGATTCCGCCCGGATCCATGACCGCGGCGCGCGGCTCTTTGCTCGAAAAAACCTTTCCGCGCATAACGACCCTTTCGACCGAATTTACAAACGGCAATGATTTGAACATCGAAGCGCTGCTGAGTTTGGAACCGGACGTCGTATTCCACGGCGCGGGTCCCGAACTGAGCAAGCAATTGCGCGACGCGGGCATCCGTACGGTCGGATTCAGCGCGCGTAAATTCAACTACGATTGTATTGTAACGTTCGAAAAATGGATTGAGCTTTTGGGACAAACGCTCGACAAAGAAGACAAAGCGGCCGGCATCGGCGAATACGGCCGCCAAGTGTACAACGACATTCAATCCCGTTTGGCAAAGGTCGAAGAAAAAGATAAGCCCCGCGCAATGATTTTATTCAACTACAACGACAGCGCGCTTACCGTTTCGGGCAGCAACTTTTTCGGTCAATACTGGCTTACTTCAACGGGCGCGGTGAACGTCGCTCAGGATTTAAGCGGTGTCGCCCCGGTAAACATGGAACAGATTATACAGTGGGATCCGGATATTATCTATATTACGAACTTCAGTCCGCGCATGCCCGAAGACTTAATCGAAAACAAAGTTGCCGGCCACGATTGGAGCCAAATAAAAGCGGTAAAAAATAAAAAAGTGTACAAATTTCCGCTGGGTATGTACCGCTGGTTCCCGCCCGCATCGGAAGTTCCCCTGGTACTCCAATGGCTTGCAAAACACAACCAGCCGGAAATTTTTAAAGATTTGGACATGAATGCGGAAACGAAAAAATTCTACGAAAAATTTTATCAGCTGAACATCGACGATGAAGATATCCGTACGATTTACAATCCTTCACGGGAAGCCGGTAAATACAAATGACAAACGAGCGCCGAAAATTTTATCTCGGATTATTGATACTGACCGTTCTCTTTATACTGACGGCTCTACTGTGCTTGAACATCGGCCGGTACCATGTGCCTTTGCGCAAAATGATTTCGGTGCTCGTCAACTTCCGCGACAGCATGATAAGCGAACCGAAACTGTATTCGGTTGTGTTTAAAATAAGGCTGCCGCGTATCTTGCTTGCGGCCTTTGTCGGAGCGGGTCTTTCGATTGCGGGCGCGTCCTTTCAAGCGCTTTTTTCCAACCCGCTGGCCACTCCCGATACCTTGGGAGTGGCTTCCGGCGCCTCGTTCGGCGCGGTTGTTGCCCTGCTTTTTTCGCTGAACGCCTTATTCGTTCAGCTGTTCGCATTGGTGATGGGAATCGCCGCGCTTTTTTTAACCTACGTCATCGGTAATTCAAACGGCAAAAACGGCGTAAAAAGCGGCATCATTATGATTATTTTGGCCGGTATGGCCGTTTCATCGCTGTTTCAGGCAGCCGTTTCCTTGGCAAAATACCTTGCCGATACCGAAGAAGTATTGCCGGCAATCACCTTTTGGCTCATGGGAAGCATGGCAAGTGCAAAATACGGCACGCTCGTAATCGGCCTGCCCTTTATAGCGATCGGCATGATTTTGCTCTGGAGCGTGCGCTGGCGCCTGAACATTTTAAGCTTCAGCGAAGACGAAGCGCGTTCTTTGGGCGTAAACGTAAAAGCCGTGCGGCTCATTACCATGTTCGCCTCGACGCTTATTACCGCTTCGGCGGTTTCGATGTGCGGACAAGTCGGCTGGGTCGGCTTATTGGTGCCGCATATTGCCAGAATGCTGTTCGGAAACAACAACAGCTATGTCGTTCCCGCAAGCATCGGCTTGGGCGCCGTATTGATGATTTTAATCGACACCGCGGCAAGAAGCCTTATCAGCTCGGAAATTCCGGTTTCGATTTTAACGGCCGCCTTGGGCGCGCCGCTGTTTATCTTTCTCTTAAAAAAGACGGGAGGAATACGCACATGATTCTTCAAGTTGAACACGGATATTTTTCATACAATCCCAAACGGTATATCATAGACGATATCGGCTTTACATTGAATCAGGGTGAAGTGCTGTCCGTCCTCGGACCGAACGGGGTCGGAAAAACGACGCTTTTAAAATGCGTTATGGGCTTGCTCAAATGGAACAAGGGCAGAACGCTGCTCGACGGAAAAGACATACGGGAATATTCCGTTAAGGATTTTTGGAGCAATATCGCATACGTTCCGCAGGCAAAACAATCGACTTTTTCGTACAATGCGCTCGAAATGGTTATGTTCGGCCGTTCGGCGCATTTGGGATTTTTCCGCCAGCCGACGGAAGAAGACCGCGAAAAGGCCCTTGCCTGTATGGAAGAAATCGGCGTCGCTTTTTTGCAAAACAAATTATGCAACGAAATGAGCGGCGGAGAACTGCAAATGGTGCTCATAGCGCGCGCGCTTGCGGCCGAACCGAAGATACTGATTTTGGACGAGCCCGAATCGAATTTGGACTTTAAAAATCAACTGACCGTTTTGGATACGATAAAAAATTTATCGCGCACAAAAAATATAAGCGTTATCGTCAATACCCACTACCCCGACCACGCGCTGCAAATTTCGGACAGCGCGGTTATTCTAAAACAAAACGGCGAATGCTTATACGGAACAAGCCGCTCGATTATCAGCGAAGAAAACCTTATCGACGCCTTTAACGTCAAAGTGCGCTTACGCGATGTGGACATAGAGCAATCGGTATACACCTGCGTTATTCCGGTTGCCGTACTGCAAAAAGCGGCCGTTTGAAAAACGCAAACTGGCAGTTTTTTTATCCGGGCCCTTTCTTGCTTTTATTCCGCTTATGATTTAGTATATACGTAATTCGAATTCAAGCTGCGGAGGGTTGTATGAATAAAAACGAGCATTTTGTGTTGGGAGCCGACTTCGGTTCGGATTCCGTGAGGGTTGTTGTATTGGATGCCGCCGACGGAAGCGTGCAAGGCTCCGATGTGCGCTTTTTTGAACGCTGGAAAAAGGGCTTGTACTGCGACCCGAAAGAAAACCGTTTCCGTCAGCACCCGCTCGATTATATAGAAAGTTTTACCGCAGCCGTAAAAACGGCCGTAAAAGAAGCTCAATCGAAAAACAAAAAAGCCGTCGAGCTTATTTGCGCCGTCTGTATGGACACGACAGGCTCCACTCCCGCGCTCACGGACAAAAACGGTATGCCGCTTGCTTTGCTGCCGGAATTTGCCGAAGATCCGGATGCAATGTTCATTTTGTGGAAGGATCACACGGCAATCGCCGAAGCGGACGAAATAAACGCGCTGTGCAAAAGTTGGGGCGGAACGGATTATACGCGCTTTTCGGGCGGAACCTATTCTTCCGAATGGTTTTGGTCAAAACTGCTGCACACGCTGCGCAAAAACAAAAACGTAAAAAAAGCCGCATTTTGCGCGGTCGAACACTGCGATTGGATGACCGCTTTACTGTGCGGAAAAGCCGCGCCGGACAAAATAAAGCGCAGCCGCTGCGCCGCAGGACATAAATGCATGTGGCACCAAAGCTGGGGCGGCTATCCTTCAAACGAATTTTTATCACGGCTCGATCCCAAACTTGCGAAAATCGCAGCGCATTTGGGCGATAAAACATGGACAACCGAACAAATTCAGGGAACGCTTACAAAAGAATGGGCTGCCGAATTGGGACTGAAAGAAGGGATTCTTGTCTGTATCGGCGGTTATGATGCCCACGTAGGCGCCGTGGGAGGCGGAGTTTCCGAAGGGATTATGGTCAAAAGCATGGGAACTTCCACTTGCGATATCATCATCGGGCCTGCGGCAAAAACAAAAGAAAAATGCATTCCCGGCATTTGCGGACAGGTTGACGGTTCGGTTATCGGCGGCAAAATCGCTTATGAAGCCGGACAATCATCTTACGGCGATTACTACCGCTGGTTCCGCGACTTATTGCTGTGGCCGCTTAAAAACGGCGCGGGCAAAGCCCTGCTCGGGCACGAACCGACCGAAGCGGAATATGACGCCTACGAAAAAAAGATTCTTCCCGAATTGGAAAAAGCCTGCGCCTGCATTTCTCCTTGCGCAACCTCTCCCGTCGCCTTAGACTGGATCAACGGACGGCGTACTCCGCATGCAAACCAAAACCTTACCGCGTGGATGAGCGGCATAAGGCTCGGAACGGATGCGCCCGCTTTTATGCGCATGATTTTGGAAGCGACCGCTTTCGGCTCACGCGCAATTATCGAATGCTTCGAAAAAAACGGCATTAAGATAGAAAAAATCATTGCCGTCGGCGGTGTCGCGCGCAAAAGCAGTGTCGGCATGCAGATTTTGGCCGATATCACAAAACGCAAGATTCAGGTAACCGAAAGCGACTTGTCGCCTTCCATCGGGGCGGCCGTTTTCGCCGCAACGGCGGCGGGTTTGTATCCGAACGTGGAAGCCGCACAAAAAAAATTGGCGCCGGGCACCGATCGCACGTACGTGCCGAATCCGAAAATGAGCGCGGTATACGATTTATTGTATAAAAAATATCTGCAGCTGGGCGCCTTTGCCGAAAAGCAGCTCAAAAGCGAAAAATCCGGCGCATAAATCGGCAGGTAGAATCGAGGAGAAATCTTATGTACACCGACTTAAAAGAGCAGGCTTGGCGGGCGAACATGGAAATTCCCGCGCGAAATTTGGCGATTTATACGTGGGGCAACGTTTCGGCGCTGGATCCGGATAAAGCGGTTTTTGCGATTAAACCGTCGGGAGTTCCCTACGATCGGTTAAAAGCCGAAGACATCGTCGTTGTCGATTTGGACGGAAAGGTTGCGGACGGAAAGCTGAATCCGTCTTCCGACACGCCGACTCACGCGCAATTGTACCGCTATTTTTTGCAAACGCACAGCGCAATCCGCGGCATAACGCATACGCATTCGCCCTATGCAACCTCATGGGCGCAAGCGTGCCGTTCGATTCCGCTTTTGGGCACCACCCATGCCGACCACGGCTTTCGGCCGGTTCCCTGCACACCCTATCTTTCCGAAAAAGCCGTACAGACAGCCTACGAAAAAGAAACCGGCCTATTGATAATCGAAACGCTTAAAAATCCGTCAATCGCCTGCCCCGTCGCTTTGCCGCACAAACTGCACGGCTGCACCGGGAAAGGCGCCTGCTTTGACGAAGCGCTGAATCCCGCCGAATGCCAAATGATTTTACTCGGCGGGCACGGCCCGTTTACGTGGGGAACGGACGCCGAAAAGTCGGTGTACAACGCCGCCGTCCTTGAAGAAATCGCCAAAATGGCCTGGGTGTGCATGACGGTCAATCCCGACTTCGCTCCCCTTCCCGACTACGTCATTCAAAAGCATTACGACAGAAAGCACGGGAAAAACGCTTATTACGGACAAGGTTCAAAAAACCGCTGAAATTATAGCGGCGGCAAACTGCGAGCGGACAGGAGTGTTCGCGCGGCGACGATATCTTTTTGAACTTGCTTTTGAACCTCGACAAGGCCGTTCAGTTTCACTACATTGCGGATAAATGCACACACGTACAGTTCTATTTTTTTGCCGTAGATATCGCGCGAAAAATCGAGCAATAAAGTTTCGGTGCTGATTTTCGTGTCGTTATCGACGGAAGGACGTCGCCCTATATTTGTCAGCCCCTTAAAAACCTCGCCGTCGATGCGCGTAAGCGTTGCGTATACGCCTTCGGGCGGCTTTTTTTTATTCGGCGCAAGTCCCAGATTCGCCGTGGGCATGCCGACCGTTCTGCCGAGCCCTTTACCGTGCAACACTTCACCGACCATCATATACGGTCGGCCGCACAAACGCGAAAAAGCATCGAAGTCGCCCCGTTCAAAGGCCGCATCCAGCATCGGCATGGAAATCGCTTCGCCGTTTTCGCAAACTTCTTCGCACATCACAATCGGAATGCCGAGCTCTTGCGCCGCTTTTCGGATGGCCGGCTGCGCATTCAGCGGCTCGCATTGTTCATGTTCGTCTTCCGCACACTTGCCGCACACAATACAGGACGCTCCCGTTTTTTTTATAAGAGCGGCCGGATCGGACTTTTCTTTTTCGTTGCAGGAAATCAACACGTCAAGACCGCAGTTTTTCAGCAGCAGCGCCTTTTCTTCTTCGGTCGTATAGACAAAAGTCCCTTCGCTCGGCACAAAGCTTACAAGGACGGAAGGCAGGCCTCTTTTTTTCGCCTCCCGCACAAGCGTTTGCACGAGACTCCGATGCCCCTTATGCATTCCGTCAAAGCGCCCGAACGCGACACATGCGTTATCCGTTTTTTCAATTTGATATAGGTGTTTCATTTCGGTTTACCGTTCATCATAACGGAAACGGAGCAATTATATCAATGCTTTCACCGCACCGTCCTTCACTTATTGTACAATCAACTCTTTTTCAGTTATACTTGGCCGTAATCGATTCGCATACAATTATAATAAGGAGAACTCCATGCCGAACACCAAACCGTTTTTTACCGCCGCAGCTTTAACCGCGGTTTTGCTCGCCGCCGCCGTTTTTATTTCTTGCGGCGGAAAAAGCGCCTTGTACGAAGATGCCTATGAAGCCGGCTCCGCCCGCGTCGCGGCGGAAATGAAAATGAGCGCCGACAACTACGAAGAACAAGTTCCCGCGGACACGGCTCAAAGCGAGCGCAAATTGATAAAGACCGGCAGCCTGTATTTTAAAGTGAGCGATATTGCGCAAACCGAAATCGCCGTTGCAAAATGGTGCGCCCTTTACGGCGGCTATGTCGAATCGTCCTTTAACAACGAAAACAGCGGAAGTGCGGCGGTCCGCATTCCGAGTGCGCGTTTTGAACAGGCAATGGAGTCCGCCGGAAGCATCGGCACGCTGGAATCGAAAAGCGTTTCGGCCGAAGACGTTTCGGAGCGGTACTACGATTTGCAAACGCGCCTCGAAACGCGCAAACTTATGCGCAGCCGCCTGCAAACCTATCTTTCGCAGGCAAAAAATATGGAAGACATGCTGAAAATCGAGCATGAATTGAATTCCGTCATCGGCGACATCGAATCGATGGAAGGAAAAATGAAGCGGCTGTCTTCGCAAATCGACTATTCCCGAATCGAAATAAGCTATCACCTGCCCTTCAGAGCGACTTCTTCGGGCGGTTTTGAATGGCCCGATATGGGCGAAGCATTCAGGCGCTTCGCGTCGAATATTGTCGATTTTTTCGCCGGCCTTCTTACCGTCCTGCTTTATATTATAATCTGCGGAGCGCCCCTTGTCGGAATCGCCGCCCTCTTGTACTGGCTGCTGTTCGGCAAAATCGGGCTTTTAAAGAAGCTGTTCCGCCTATTAAACGGCAAGGGGAAATAGGGAATTTTAAAACCGTGCCGGTTGTCCGTCGATTCGCTCAACCGGCATTTTTGCAAATATCAATCCACAAGCATTTCTTTTATAATACTTTTAACTTTTGCTATTTGCGTACTTTTTATCTTACCCAGCTTTTTTATAAGCCGTACGATATCAACCGTTCTTATTTGGTCCAAAACAATCCAAGCTTTTTTTCCGGCAAATTGCACAGGAACCCGCGTAGGATAAGCATGCGATTTTGTCGTCATCGGCGCAATAATTACCGTGCGTATTGCAGCGTTCATTTCATCGGGAGAAATAATAAGGCACGGACGAGTTTTGTAAATTTCATGCGCAATTGTCGGGTCAAGGTTAACCAGATACACTTCGTACTGACTTACCATTCCCATTCAAACGCCTCGGAGTCGGGAAACGCTTCCAAAACATCATCCTGATTTTTGTGCATATCGGCAAACGCCTGCGCCCAGCCCTTCCGCGGTTCCTCAGACACGGGAGTAAGCACAATTGCCTTATCGGTGATTTCCATATCCATTTGATTTTTAACGGAAAAACGGTCGAGCACAACCTTCGGAAAACGTATTCCGCGCGAATTACCGATAGTCACAACCGACACCAGCATACATTCTCCTCCGTAAACAAGATCTATACCGTAATTATATTGTAATAACGGC is a window encoding:
- a CDS encoding type II toxin-antitoxin system PemK/MazF family toxin → MGMVSQYEVYLVNLDPTIAHEIYKTRPCLIISPDEMNAAIRTVIIAPMTTKSHAYPTRVPVQFAGKKAWIVLDQIRTVDIVRLIKKLGKIKSTQIAKVKSIIKEMLVD
- a CDS encoding ABC transporter substrate-binding protein, producing the protein MKKSIILTASTVAVIAAILCVSVSCKGKQNAKAEPAFRTVIDHNGETAEIPNKINKIVIHQLLPLPSVLCVFDGSADRLIGIPPGSMTAARGSLLEKTFPRITTLSTEFTNGNDLNIEALLSLEPDVVFHGAGPELSKQLRDAGIRTVGFSARKFNYDCIVTFEKWIELLGQTLDKEDKAAGIGEYGRQVYNDIQSRLAKVEEKDKPRAMILFNYNDSALTVSGSNFFGQYWLTSTGAVNVAQDLSGVAPVNMEQIIQWDPDIIYITNFSPRMPEDLIENKVAGHDWSQIKAVKNKKVYKFPLGMYRWFPPASEVPLVLQWLAKHNQPEIFKDLDMNAETKKFYEKFYQLNIDDEDIRTIYNPSREAGKYK
- a CDS encoding nitrogenase iron protein NifH, with translation MALLTQTVQCVILLRKSYIQLIFRSMNVRKIAVYGKGGIGKSTTVSNLSAALSKKGYKIMQIGCDPKADSTRNLMGGKKIPTVLDLLKERKNITLDDIVFKGFNGVLCVESGGPTPGIGCAGRGIITAFDTLEELGAYETYKPDIVLYDVLGDVVCGGFAMPIREGYARDVLIVTSGEMMSLYAADNILRAIQNFSSRGYARCAGLILNKRNIENEDDIVQRAAKEMNTVILKTMPRSPTVQDAEKLGKTVAEAFPDSVMGKEYDDLSAVVLKVTEDVL
- a CDS encoding ABC transporter ATP-binding protein, translated to MILQVEHGYFSYNPKRYIIDDIGFTLNQGEVLSVLGPNGVGKTTLLKCVMGLLKWNKGRTLLDGKDIREYSVKDFWSNIAYVPQAKQSTFSYNALEMVMFGRSAHLGFFRQPTEEDREKALACMEEIGVAFLQNKLCNEMSGGELQMVLIARALAAEPKILILDEPESNLDFKNQLTVLDTIKNLSRTKNISVIVNTHYPDHALQISDSAVILKQNGECLYGTSRSIISEENLIDAFNVKVRLRDVDIEQSVYTCVIPVAVLQKAAV
- a CDS encoding riboflavin kinase, whose product is MKHLYQIEKTDNACVAFGRFDGMHKGHRSLVQTLVREAKKRGLPSVLVSFVPSEGTFVYTTEEEKALLLKNCGLDVLISCNEKEKSDPAALIKKTGASCIVCGKCAEDEHEQCEPLNAQPAIRKAAQELGIPIVMCEEVCENGEAISMPMLDAAFERGDFDAFSRLCGRPYMMVGEVLHGKGLGRTVGMPTANLGLAPNKKKPPEGVYATLTRIDGEVFKGLTNIGRRPSVDNDTKISTETLLLDFSRDIYGKKIELYVCAFIRNVVKLNGLVEVQKQVQKDIVAARTLLSARSLPPL
- a CDS encoding FecCD family ABC transporter permease, which translates into the protein MTNERRKFYLGLLILTVLFILTALLCLNIGRYHVPLRKMISVLVNFRDSMISEPKLYSVVFKIRLPRILLAAFVGAGLSIAGASFQALFSNPLATPDTLGVASGASFGAVVALLFSLNALFVQLFALVMGIAALFLTYVIGNSNGKNGVKSGIIMIILAGMAVSSLFQAAVSLAKYLADTEEVLPAITFWLMGSMASAKYGTLVIGLPFIAIGMILLWSVRWRLNILSFSEDEARSLGVNVKAVRLITMFASTLITASAVSMCGQVGWVGLLVPHIARMLFGNNNSYVVPASIGLGAVLMILIDTAARSLISSEIPVSILTAALGAPLFIFLLKKTGGIRT
- a CDS encoding nitrogenase component 1, encoding MKNLSIWLPPFSPDYSGAASVMFDFNALTAMHDAAGCTGNYTGYDEPRWYNSERNIFCSGLREIDAVLGNDKVLIDKVIAAAKSLKPELLALIGTPVPMLIGTDLKGLAKELEAESGLPAIGIETTGTAYYDKGIFSAWKELIDKFADFDGEKNGGSPASEKRVNIIGANPIDFVRSENIESLKRLLTQAGFTVNFCATEKLTAQNVKMLSRAQANIAVSQAGLSIADYLYKKSGMPYIAGYPIGEAECALFVQKLEDVCSRKENCVWGAETGRTESEPASVLCLGEQIFCNSLRCALKRRYGIDGICVGTIFGFRKEAAQTGDTALRDESEIKAHINKAEFKAVIGDPFFKNLLKKSEQKAFIEVPHFGVSSKFHRKDAPYFIGEGGNAFLQTVGEQVNRALQ
- a CDS encoding class II aldolase/adducin family protein, which gives rise to MYTDLKEQAWRANMEIPARNLAIYTWGNVSALDPDKAVFAIKPSGVPYDRLKAEDIVVVDLDGKVADGKLNPSSDTPTHAQLYRYFLQTHSAIRGITHTHSPYATSWAQACRSIPLLGTTHADHGFRPVPCTPYLSEKAVQTAYEKETGLLIIETLKNPSIACPVALPHKLHGCTGKGACFDEALNPAECQMILLGGHGPFTWGTDAEKSVYNAAVLEEIAKMAWVCMTVNPDFAPLPDYVIQKHYDRKHGKNAYYGQGSKNR
- a CDS encoding AbrB/MazE/SpoVT family DNA-binding domain-containing protein, encoding MLVSVVTIGNSRGIRFPKVVLDRFSVKNQMDMEITDKAIVLTPVSEEPRKGWAQAFADMHKNQDDVLEAFPDSEAFEWEW
- a CDS encoding nitrogenase component 1 encodes the protein MCCNHFENTLHYTSPATGGWGLVRICMQLPESHQLFVCPAACGRHGALGAYQQHVKERLSYLYVDQSDIVNGYDDLIVQACGELLGALDTKPKVLMIVVSCIDDLLGTNHQAIVDELEIAHPDVRFVFAHMNPISLDGKRPPIITALDAMYSLLEYNPHKLNTVNLVGCFADLEKTCELYAFFKSIGIERVIHISETKDFNDYKKMEQSKLNLLISPAGKLACENMKKKAQIPYLQEFVTYDMDEIENQYKRIAAFFGITEIPFDFAPYKEKALQAVKRAKEKIGSMPVIVDDSCTKTPFALSKVLLNFGFNVVRIFAEQCIALDKQAYADVTSAHPEIEILQPQHPDILKFDKRMPDSLALGFQSGYISASEYVVNWVNDDGLFGYDGVRRLMDMMVSALDEKADLERMIKEYGLVI
- a CDS encoding DUF4349 domain-containing protein; amino-acid sequence: MPNTKPFFTAAALTAVLLAAAVFISCGGKSALYEDAYEAGSARVAAEMKMSADNYEEQVPADTAQSERKLIKTGSLYFKVSDIAQTEIAVAKWCALYGGYVESSFNNENSGSAAVRIPSARFEQAMESAGSIGTLESKSVSAEDVSERYYDLQTRLETRKLMRSRLQTYLSQAKNMEDMLKIEHELNSVIGDIESMEGKMKRLSSQIDYSRIEISYHLPFRATSSGGFEWPDMGEAFRRFASNIVDFFAGLLTVLLYIIICGAPLVGIAALLYWLLFGKIGLLKKLFRLLNGKGK
- a CDS encoding ribulokinase, whose translation is MNKNEHFVLGADFGSDSVRVVVLDAADGSVQGSDVRFFERWKKGLYCDPKENRFRQHPLDYIESFTAAVKTAVKEAQSKNKKAVELICAVCMDTTGSTPALTDKNGMPLALLPEFAEDPDAMFILWKDHTAIAEADEINALCKSWGGTDYTRFSGGTYSSEWFWSKLLHTLRKNKNVKKAAFCAVEHCDWMTALLCGKAAPDKIKRSRCAAGHKCMWHQSWGGYPSNEFLSRLDPKLAKIAAHLGDKTWTTEQIQGTLTKEWAAELGLKEGILVCIGGYDAHVGAVGGGVSEGIMVKSMGTSTCDIIIGPAAKTKEKCIPGICGQVDGSVIGGKIAYEAGQSSYGDYYRWFRDLLLWPLKNGAGKALLGHEPTEAEYDAYEKKILPELEKACACISPCATSPVALDWINGRRTPHANQNLTAWMSGIRLGTDAPAFMRMILEATAFGSRAIIECFEKNGIKIEKIIAVGGVARKSSVGMQILADITKRKIQVTESDLSPSIGAAVFAATAAGLYPNVEAAQKKLAPGTDRTYVPNPKMSAVYDLLYKKYLQLGAFAEKQLKSEKSGA